Proteins from a genomic interval of Melospiza georgiana isolate bMelGeo1 chromosome 20, bMelGeo1.pri, whole genome shotgun sequence:
- the AKNA gene encoding LOW QUALITY PROTEIN: microtubule organization protein AKNA (The sequence of the model RefSeq protein was modified relative to this genomic sequence to represent the inferred CDS: inserted 2 bases in 1 codon) produces MASPAPWLRWTQTELTRWHGEEQQEEEEEEEEDDFERRMDEDGVIGLGEGARSPPWGGSEELQEGSPAQEGRWQPRQEPAEEEEEERGSSGGDEGPWGAESDGDPYPELSSGGCWGSGSSGSPEAVRDRRALCQPRGCSTDGGDTSGLSDTSPGPGTPSRQLRGWGTAGDTLGGHRQEWSPRRSLPLQLSPDGPERVPEPQRAGTGMAPAGVAPAGQPQGTGNAPAPQGHGRSRVPKKAAPAVVRPKAARQSRSLSPRRRTGAKGTKDPSGTGTEGTQYGRGRLNHPLPDLSKVEARVKFDQSYRPPRGRVLPARPXRGPVGFKSPAEIVREVLLSSGEGASPQPPSTAGLPQEFRSPRQATALVQQLQDDYHKLLTKYAEAENTIDQLRLGARVSLFSDPPQPSRSLAVGTVSTGSRVMTLSIPQARTAALGMATAPATAPASPAAAPGVSEQGGSPQPQSPPPAGGCCPTCPGPCCCPGPRLTRALAGQSRRLQAQVESFESWVRAGTPTPSEQLQRMRMLKDAQDALEREYLRGRQQLPAAAGGFDPDRAVEGEIYRLGLRLEGLRERLEAGGSPALVEDPRGTAGDSEGVAGGLPWPLWHKQHQVEEDFGELLEQYKHFKSLPESLSLEQLSLVGSQSQEEVDAPTAGDGGPSKVPCRTRSLEEEPSLEPLAVHLPQRRAATLPPRGPPNLEQTLGHPSPAPAEEPPASAKPPLGVSGPPRVSLSLGGTDSGATQPGPRKEQRIVSPETDSGFVGSEASRVSPPVHTPEHHPPGPGAPGSLGPSVPIPSSLRTPRERETTPLPSETALMGIYPPGGTGGPPSSPSESSSPPRWAEGSEVGPDPDGDGTHTDSEVGARSCASAGGRPPAMARTPTSPLPSPQTPSPTFLSPDLPSLDPAHCDLLGSRLERDQAIRALQDEVWRLRRRLEESLCHSRSYPEGKATPRVTPARGQPLASAPSAPQDAAPSGQPSPPVRGRAAPGVTPMQRGRSASLPRDKPELALGLELGPGGCHPPSLSSATASESEPGPRAPPVLRKHLGKPPGPVTFRGQHTGTRYQAGTARATPAPQEEPGTSGCPRCHRGRTASAASGAGDTPRQPQHSTPRRTSCPTCRAPAGTRDTATHEHGLGGSCPPGPHAGAEKLEQPGIWYLAAPPAATICLAPVPLVPYVPSMLYCSPAVPTSAPAMAGVPLAVPAGPRRAERPPRPQGHQRCLSLELEELEELNWCLGRAVEAAQSARLSSSRLSRALAAELGRPRGLRGSCLF; encoded by the exons ATGGCCAGCCCGGCACCATGGCTGCGCTGGACGCAAACAGAGCTGACGCGCTGGCACGGcgaagagcagcaggaggaggaggaggaggaggaagaagacgACTTTGAAAGGCGGATGGACGAGGATGGGGTCATCGGCCTGGGGGAGGGCGCCAGGAGCCCCCCGTGGG GTGGCAgcgaggagctgcaggaggggtcCCCGGCACAGGAGGGGCGATGGCAGCCGCGGCAGGAGCCggccgaggaggaggaggaggagcggggCAGCTCCGGGGGCGACGAGGGGCCCTGGGGGGCGGAGAGCGATGGGGACCCCTACCCCGAGCTGTCCTcggggggctgctggggctcgGGCTCCAGCGGCAGCCCCGAGGCCGTGAGGGACCGCcgggctctgtgccagccccggggctgcagcaCGGACGGCGGGGACACCTCAGGGCTCTCGGACACCAGCCCTGGCCCCGGCACCCCGTCCCGCCAGCTCCGGGGCTGGGGCACGGCCGGGGACACCCTCggggggcacaggcaggagtGGAGCCCCAGACGGAGCCtccccctgcagctctcccccGATGGCCCCGAGCGCGTCCCCGAGCCCCagagggctggcacagggatggcaccCGCTGGCGTGGCACCCGccgggcagccccagggcaccgGGAATGCCCCGGCACCCCAAGGGCACGGCAGATCCCGAGTGCCCAAGAAAGCAGCGCCCGCCGTGGTGCGCCCCAAGGCCGCCCGGCAGTCGCGGTCCCTGAGCCCCCGGAGGCGAACGGGTGCCAAGGGGACAAAGGATCCCTCGGGAACGGGCACCGAGGGCACCCAGTACGGCCGAGGGCGCCTCAACCACCCCCTGCCCGACCTGTCCAAGGTGGAGGCGCGGGTGAAGTTCGACCAGAGCTAccgcccgccccggggccgGGTGCTGCCCGCCCGCCC CCGCGGCCCCGTCGGCTTCAAATCCCCGGCCGAGATCGTCCGggaggtgctgctgagcagcgGGGAGGGCGCGTCCCCGCAGCCCCCCAGCACGGCCGGGCTGCCGCAGGAGTTCAGGTCCCCCAGACAAGCCACGGCGctggtgcagcagctccag GACGACTACCACAAGCTGCTGACCAAGTACGCCGAGGCTGAGAACACCATCGACCAGCTGCGCCTGGGCGCCAGG gtgagcctgTTCTCCGACCCGCCGCAGCCCAGCCGCAGCCTCGCCGTGGGCACCGTGAGCACCGGGAGCCGAGTGATGaccctgagcatcccccaggCACGGACAGCGGCTCTGGGCATGGCCACAGCCCCGGCCACAGCCCCGGCCTCGCCAGCTGCAG ccccggGAGTGTCAGAGCAGGGGGGTTCACCCCAGCCTCAGTCCCCTCCTCCAGCGGGGGGGTGCTGCCCCACCTGCCccgggccctgctgctgccccggcccccggcTCACCCGGGCCCTGGCGGGGCAGAGCCgccggctgcaggcacag GTGGAATCCTTCGAAAGCTGGGTGCGTGCAGGGACCCCCACGCCCTCAGAACAGCTCCAG AGGATGAGGATGCTGAAGGACGCGCAGGATGCGCTGGAGCGGGAATACCTGCGGGGCCGGCAGCAGCTCCCGGCGGCTGCGGGGGGGTTCGATCCGGACCG GGCAGTGGAAGGGGAGATTTACCGCCTGGGGCTGCgcctggaggggctgagggagcggCTGGAGGCGGGGGGCAG ccctgcgCTGGTGGAGGATCCtcgggggacagcaggggacagcgagggggtggcaggggggctgccctggcccctCTGGCACAAGCAGCACCAAGTGGAGGAGGATtttggggagctgctggagca GTACAAGCACTTCAAGTCCTTGCCAGAGTCactgagcctggagcagctgagcctgGTGGGGAGCCAGTCCCAGGAGGAGGTGGATGCACCCACGGCAGGGGATGGTGGCCCCAGCAAGGTCCCCTGCAGGACACGGTCACTCGAGGAGGAGCCCAGCCTCGAGCCCTTGGCAGT GCACCTCCCACAGAGAAGAGCTGCAACTCTTCCCCCCAGAGGACCCCCAAACCTGGAGCAGACACTGGGCcacccctcccctgcccctgctgaGGAGCCACCAGCCTCTGCCAAGCCCCCCCTGGGGGTCTCTGGGCCACCAcgggtgtccctgtccctcgGTGGGACCGACAGTGGTGCCACCCAGCCTGGGCCCCGCAAG gagcagcgcATCGTGTCCCCAGAGACCGACAGCGGCTTCGTGGGCTCGGAGGCCAGCAGGGTGTCACCCCCTGTGCACACCCCTGAGCACCATCCCCCCGGCCCAGG GGCTCCGGGCTCGCTGGGACCCtccgtccccatccccagcagcctccGCACCCCACGGGAGAGAGAGACCACCCCGCTCCCCTCCGAGACAGCACTGATGGGCATCTACCCCccggggggcacaggggggccccccagcagcccctctgagaGCAGCTCCCCCCCTCGCTGGGCTGAGGGCAGCGAGGTGGGACCCGACCCCGACGGTGATGGCA ctcacacagacTCGGAGGtgggagccaggagctgtgccagcgCCGGTGGCCGCCCCCCAGCCATGGCCAGGACCCCCaccagccccctgccctccccccaAACGCCATCCCCCACCTTCCTGTCCCCCGACCTGCCGTCCCTGGACCCGGCTCACTGTGACCTGCTGGGCTCCCGTCTGGAGCGCGA CCAGGCCATCCGGGCGCTGCAGGACGAGGTGTGGCGGCTGCGGCggaggctggaggagagcctGTGCCACTCCCGCAGCTACCCCGAGGGAAAAGCCACTCCCCGTGTCACCCCGGCCAGGGGGCAGCCGCTGGCCAGCGCACCATCGGCCCCGCAGGACGCGGCACCCTCGGG gcagccgagccccccggtgcggggcagggcagcccccgGGGTCACACCCATGCAGAGGGGGAGGTCGGCATCGCTGCCACGGGACAAGCCCGAGCTGGCCCTCG GTCTGGAGCTGGGTCCCGGCGGGTGCCACCCCCCTTCCCTGTCCTCTGCCACAGCCTCCGAGTCAGAGCCCGGGCCACGGGCACCCCCCGTCCTGCGGAAGCACCTTGGGAAGCCCCCGGGGCCGGTGACATTCCGGGGACAGCACACAG GGACACGGTACCAGGCGGGGACAGCACGTGCCACCCCGGCACCCCAAGAAGAGCCGGGCACCTCGGGGTGTCCCCGATGTCACAGGGGCAGGACGGCATCAG ctgcatctggggcaGGTGACACCCCccggcagccccagcacagcacccccaggagAACGTCCTGCCCCACCTGCCGGGCACCCGCGGGCACCAGGGACACAGCCACACACG AGCATGGCCTTGGTGGCTCCTGTCCCCCAGGTCCCCACGCTGGAGCCGAGAAGCTGGAGCAACCTGGCATTTGGTACTTGGCAGCCCCCCCTGCTGCCACCATCTGCCTGGCACCCGTCCCCCTCGTGCCTTACGTGCCCTCCATGCT